One window of Silurus meridionalis isolate SWU-2019-XX chromosome 9, ASM1480568v1, whole genome shotgun sequence genomic DNA carries:
- the foxg1b gene encoding forkhead box protein G1b, with the protein MGDHKEPTMVQRSSSFSIKSLLLPSKFDSQGAGVAENSTTPDSEKSSEPTEMDSTPLQQRGEDESGPEAGRKSGKHDKPPFSYNALIMMAIRQSAEKRLTLNGIYEFIMKNFPYYREHKQGWQNSIRHNLSLNKCFVKVPRHYDDPGKGNYWMLDPSSDDVFIGGTTGKLRRRSATSRGKLVMKRGLRFAPLGLGIGERAGNPLCWQLAPFLPLPHAHYTGPTHGFLNQGHAYGSLIPSVEPTTGGDIARHVLGPCASGGYSASSAPTGLLSAHNGYFVAGAQQQALHTGPGCVISSSPPPLLADSRTPLPSFSSSGFSHHKRLAPHSFLS; encoded by the coding sequence ATGGGAGATCACAAAGAGCCGACCATGGTGCAGAGGTCGAGTTCGTTTAGCATCAAGAGCCTACTGCTCCCGTCCAAGTTTGACAGCCAGGGCGCAGGGGTCGCCGAAAATAGCACGACTCCGGATTCGGAAAAATCATCGGAACCGACGGAAATGGACTCCACACCCCTGCAGCAGCGCGGTGAGGACGAGTCGGGACCGGAAGCGGGGCGAAAAAGCGGTAAGCACGACAAGCCGCCGTTCAGCTACAACGCGCTCATCATGATGGCCATTCGCCAAAGTGCTGAGAAGCGGCTGACGCTCAACGGCATCTACGAATTCATCATGAAGAACTTCCCGTACTACCGGGAGCACAAGCAGGGCTGGCAGAACTCCATCCGACACAACCTCAGCCTGAATAAGTGCTTCGTAAAAGTACCGCGACATTACGACGACCCGGGGAAAGGGAACTACTGGATGCTGGATCCGTCCAGCGATGACGTGTTTATCGGTGGAACTACTGGGAAGCTCCGCAGGAGGTCCGCAACCTCACGGGGAAAGTTGGTGATGAAACGAGGCCTGCGTTTCGCCCCACTCGGACTTGGAATCGGGGAGCGCGCGGGCAACCCACTCTGCTGGCAGCTGGCTCCATTTCTGCCCTTACCTCATGCGCACTACACCGGGCCCACGCACGGGTTTCTGAACCAAGGACACGCGTATGGTTCTCTGATCCCGAGCGTGGAACCCACCACCGGCGGAGACATCGCCCGCCACGTACTCGGACCCTGCGCCTCCGGTGGATACAGCGCGAGCTCTGCGCCCACGGGATTACTCTCAGCGCACAACGGCTATTTCGTGGCTGGAGCGCAGCAGCAGGCGCTGCATACCGGCCCCGGCTGCGTCATCTCGAGCTCCCCGCCGCCGCTGCTCGCGGATTCTAGGACCCCGTTACCGTCTTTCTCCTCGAGCGGCTTTTCGCATCATAAAAGGCTCGCGCCTCATTCTTTCCTGAGCTGA